From Cannabis sativa cultivar Pink pepper isolate KNU-18-1 chromosome 8, ASM2916894v1, whole genome shotgun sequence, a single genomic window includes:
- the LOC115701508 gene encoding MLP-like protein 31, with the protein MSADLCGKLEIDVESKTSPPKFYELLKHRPHHFPGASKDLIQSCDLHEGEWGKEGSVLHWNYFHEGKPKVAKEVVEDIDDDKKAITYRVIEGDLMEHYKSFKFVIQVIPKTDGEGSIVHWTIHYEKLHHEIIDPHTMIEFVHELTKYLDTHLHEA; encoded by the exons ATGTCGGCTGATCTATGCGGCAAACTAGAGATTGATGTAGAGTCCAAGACGTCTCCTCCAAAGTTTTATGAATTGTTGAAACATAGACCTCACCACTTTCCGGGTGCTTCTAAGGATTTAATTCAGAGTTGTGATCTACATGAAGGCGAATGGGGGAAAGAGGGTTCTGTCTTACACTGGAATTACTTTCATG AGGGGAAACCTAAGGTGGCAAAAGAAGTAGTGGAAGACATAGACGACGACAAAAAAGCAATTACTTACAGAGTAATTGAAGGTGATCTTATGGAACATTACAAGAGCTTCAAATTCGTGATTCAAGTAATTCCAAAAACAGATGGTGAAGGTAGCATTGTTCATTGGACAATTCACTACGAGAAACTCCATCACGAAATCATAGACCCGCATACCATGATTGAGTTTGTCCATGAACTCACAAAGTATCTTGACACTCATCTCCACGAggcataa